A region from the Nocardioides exalbidus genome encodes:
- a CDS encoding TetR/AcrR family transcriptional regulator, whose product MSPATEELSPRRREILAAATTVLAQQGNRGLTHRAVDREAGLAEGSSSAYFRTREALIGSLGDFVADRLAADVQALGVRLASCPGDHERAVVEVSKLFSRWLEQPDLLAARLELTVAATRDPRLAERFTQWRDDLVAMVREVLSSAGKGGGGAAETLVAALDGVLLASLLLPARRRRAFVDDSVEQLLTGLGGDPDTP is encoded by the coding sequence GTGAGCCCAGCGACCGAGGAGCTGTCCCCGCGGCGCCGCGAGATCCTGGCCGCCGCGACGACGGTGCTGGCGCAGCAGGGCAACCGCGGGCTCACCCACCGCGCCGTCGACCGCGAGGCGGGTCTCGCCGAGGGCAGCTCGTCGGCGTACTTCCGCACACGAGAGGCGCTCATCGGCTCCCTCGGCGACTTCGTCGCCGACCGGCTGGCCGCGGACGTGCAGGCCCTCGGCGTACGACTCGCGTCGTGCCCCGGCGACCACGAGCGTGCGGTCGTCGAGGTGTCGAAGCTGTTCTCCCGGTGGCTCGAGCAGCCGGACCTGCTGGCTGCCCGACTCGAGCTGACCGTCGCCGCGACCCGCGACCCGAGGCTCGCGGAGCGGTTCACCCAGTGGCGGGACGATCTCGTCGCCATGGTGCGCGAGGTGCTCAGCAGCGCGGGCAAGGGTGGCGGCGGCGCCGCCGAGACCCTCGTGGCCGCGCTCGACGGCGTGCTCCTGGCCTCGCTGCTGCTGCCGGCGAGGAGACGACGCGCCTTCGTGGACGACAGCGTGGAGCAGCTGCTCACCGGCCTCGGCGGCGACCCCGACACTCCCTGA
- a CDS encoding acetyl-CoA C-acetyltransferase — protein MPEAVIVSAARTPIGRANKGSLKDFRPDDLTVLAVQAALDKVPGLDPHTIEDLLLGCGLPGGESGNNMARVVTTLLGLEVPGATVTRYCSSSVQTTRMAFHAIKAGEGDIFVSAGVETVSRFAKGTSDHIPGTRNPLFDDANARTDEYAKGGQDWHDPREDGLLPDIYIAMGQTAENVARLRGLDRKELDEFAVRSQNLAEKAIADGFWEREITPVTTPDGTVVTKDDGPRAGVTYDAIAGLDPVFRPDGVVTAGNCCALNDGAAAVVVMSDTKAKELGLTPLARIVSTGVSGLSPEIMGLGPVEATKNALKHAGMSIGDIDLVEINEAFAAQVVPSYQDLGIDLDRLNVNGGAIAVGHPFGMTGARLQNTMLNSLDWHDKSTGLITMCVGGGQGMAMILERTA, from the coding sequence ATGCCCGAGGCAGTGATCGTTTCCGCAGCGCGCACCCCCATCGGCCGGGCCAACAAGGGCTCGCTGAAGGACTTCCGCCCCGACGACCTCACCGTCCTGGCCGTGCAGGCCGCGCTCGACAAGGTCCCCGGGCTCGACCCGCACACCATCGAGGACCTGCTCCTCGGCTGCGGTCTCCCGGGTGGGGAGTCCGGCAACAACATGGCGCGCGTCGTCACCACGCTCCTCGGCCTCGAGGTCCCGGGCGCGACCGTCACCCGCTACTGCTCCTCGTCGGTGCAGACCACCCGGATGGCCTTCCACGCGATCAAGGCGGGCGAGGGCGACATCTTCGTCTCCGCCGGTGTCGAGACCGTCTCCCGCTTCGCCAAGGGCACCTCCGACCACATCCCGGGCACCCGCAACCCGCTCTTCGACGACGCGAACGCCCGCACGGACGAGTACGCCAAGGGCGGGCAGGACTGGCACGACCCGCGCGAGGACGGCCTGCTCCCCGACATCTACATCGCCATGGGCCAGACCGCGGAGAACGTCGCCCGCCTGCGCGGCCTCGACCGCAAGGAGCTCGACGAGTTCGCCGTCCGCTCGCAGAACCTCGCCGAGAAGGCCATCGCCGACGGCTTCTGGGAGCGCGAGATCACCCCCGTCACCACCCCCGACGGCACCGTCGTGACCAAGGACGACGGCCCCCGCGCCGGAGTGACGTACGACGCCATCGCCGGGCTCGACCCGGTGTTCCGCCCCGACGGCGTCGTCACGGCCGGCAACTGCTGCGCGCTCAACGACGGCGCCGCGGCCGTCGTGGTCATGTCCGACACCAAGGCCAAGGAGCTCGGCCTCACCCCACTCGCGCGCATCGTCTCCACCGGGGTCTCGGGCCTCTCGCCGGAGATCATGGGCCTGGGCCCGGTCGAGGCGACGAAGAACGCCCTGAAGCACGCCGGCATGAGCATCGGCGACATCGACCTCGTCGAGATCAACGAGGCCTTCGCCGCCCAGGTGGTGCCGTCCTACCAGGACCTCGGCATCGACCTCGACCGGCTCAACGTCAACGGCGGCGCCATCGCCGTCGGCCACCCCTTCGGCATGACCGGCGCCCGGCTGCAGAACACGATGCTCAACAGCCTCGACTGGCACGACAAGTCCACCGGCCTGATCACCATGTGCGTGGGCGGCGGCCAGGGAATGGCGATGATCCTGGAGCGCACGGCCTGA
- a CDS encoding MarR family winged helix-turn-helix transcriptional regulator: MTSEGEPRWLDDGQQHAWRALMMGMTLLEERLDDDLRREFGMSLTEYEVLVRLSERTGRAMRMAQLADAMAHSRSRVTHTVARMEQAGYVTRGTTPEDGRGVVATMTESGYDLLVRAAPCHVESVRRNILDLVPEADFAAVGRVFDAVADHLVNRHPESEIRQS, translated from the coding sequence ATGACCTCCGAGGGGGAGCCGCGCTGGCTCGACGACGGCCAGCAGCACGCGTGGCGTGCCCTGATGATGGGCATGACCCTGCTCGAGGAGCGGCTCGACGACGACCTGCGCCGCGAGTTCGGCATGTCACTGACCGAGTACGAGGTGCTCGTGCGCCTGTCCGAGCGGACCGGGCGCGCGATGCGGATGGCCCAGCTCGCCGATGCGATGGCGCACTCGCGCAGCCGCGTGACGCACACCGTCGCCCGCATGGAGCAGGCCGGCTACGTCACCCGCGGGACCACGCCCGAGGACGGACGAGGGGTCGTCGCCACCATGACCGAGTCCGGCTACGACCTGCTCGTGCGCGCCGCTCCGTGCCACGTGGAGAGCGTGCGGCGCAACATCCTCGACCTCGTCCCCGAGGCCGACTTCGCCGCCGTCGGCCGGGTCTTCGACGCCGTCGCCGACCACCTGGTCAACCGCCACCCGGAGTCGGAGATCAGGCAGTCCTGA
- the ettA gene encoding energy-dependent translational throttle protein EttA has product MAEYVFTLRNVRKAHGDKVVLDNVTLSFLHGAKIGVVGPNGAGKSTLFKIMAGLEHANNGDAIKDPEATVGMLQQEPPLTEGKTVLENVEEAVADLKGKMKRLEDAYMEMGEPDADQDALMQETGDLQTELDNANAWDLDSRLDQAMDALRCPPPDVLVDNLSGGERRRVALCKLLLEQPDLLLLDEPTNHLDAESVQWLEGHLKTYPGAVMAITHDRYFLDNVAEWIAEVDRGQIHGYEGNYSTYLETKRDRLKVEGQKDAKRAKMLEKELEWVRSNAKARQTKSRSRLARYEEMAAEADRMRKIDTSEINIPAGPRLGDIVLESEKLEKGFEGRLLMHDLSFKLPRAGIVGVIGPNGVGKTTLFRMITGQEEPDAGELKVGQTVKISYVDQTRGGIDPNKNVWEVVSDGLDFIKVANFEMNSRAYVASFGFKGPDQQKKAGVLSGGERNRLNLALTLKMGGNMLLLDEPTNDLDVETLSSLEDALLDFPGCAVVTSHDRWFLDRVATHILAWEGDDQDPAKWFWFEGNFASYEENKVERLGIDAARPHRVTHRRLTRD; this is encoded by the coding sequence ATGGCTGAGTACGTCTTCACACTGCGCAACGTGCGCAAGGCCCATGGTGACAAGGTCGTCCTCGACAACGTCACCCTCTCCTTCCTCCACGGCGCCAAGATCGGTGTCGTCGGACCCAACGGAGCGGGAAAGTCCACGCTCTTCAAGATCATGGCCGGGCTCGAGCACGCCAACAACGGCGACGCGATCAAGGACCCGGAGGCCACAGTCGGCATGCTCCAGCAGGAGCCGCCGCTGACCGAGGGCAAGACCGTCCTGGAGAACGTCGAGGAGGCCGTGGCCGACCTCAAGGGCAAGATGAAGCGCCTCGAGGACGCCTACATGGAGATGGGCGAGCCCGACGCCGACCAGGACGCCCTCATGCAGGAGACCGGCGACCTCCAGACCGAGCTCGACAACGCCAACGCGTGGGACCTCGACAGCCGTCTCGACCAGGCCATGGACGCGCTGCGCTGCCCGCCGCCGGACGTGCTGGTCGACAACCTCTCCGGTGGTGAGCGCCGCCGCGTTGCCCTCTGCAAGCTGCTGCTCGAGCAGCCCGACCTCCTGCTCCTCGACGAGCCCACCAACCACCTCGACGCCGAGTCGGTCCAGTGGCTCGAGGGCCACCTCAAGACCTACCCGGGTGCCGTCATGGCGATCACCCACGACCGCTACTTCCTCGACAACGTCGCCGAGTGGATCGCCGAGGTCGACCGCGGCCAGATCCACGGCTACGAGGGCAACTACTCGACCTACCTCGAGACCAAGCGCGACCGGCTCAAGGTGGAGGGGCAGAAGGACGCCAAGCGCGCCAAGATGCTCGAGAAGGAGCTGGAGTGGGTCCGCTCCAACGCCAAGGCCCGCCAGACCAAGAGCAGGTCGCGTCTCGCGCGCTACGAGGAGATGGCGGCTGAGGCCGACCGGATGCGCAAGATCGACACCTCCGAGATCAACATCCCCGCCGGCCCCCGGCTCGGTGACATCGTGCTCGAGTCCGAGAAGCTCGAGAAGGGCTTCGAGGGTCGCCTCCTCATGCACGACCTGTCGTTCAAGCTGCCCCGTGCCGGCATCGTCGGCGTGATCGGTCCCAACGGTGTCGGCAAGACCACGCTGTTCCGGATGATCACCGGCCAGGAGGAGCCCGACGCGGGTGAGCTCAAGGTCGGCCAGACCGTGAAGATCTCCTACGTCGACCAGACGCGTGGCGGCATCGACCCCAACAAGAACGTCTGGGAGGTCGTCTCCGACGGCCTGGACTTCATCAAGGTCGCCAACTTCGAGATGAACAGCCGCGCCTACGTCGCGTCGTTCGGCTTCAAGGGCCCCGACCAGCAGAAGAAGGCCGGCGTGCTCTCCGGCGGTGAGCGCAACCGCCTCAACCTCGCGCTGACGCTGAAGATGGGCGGCAACATGCTGCTCCTCGACGAGCCCACCAACGACCTCGACGTGGAGACGCTGTCCTCGCTCGAGGACGCGCTGCTCGACTTCCCCGGGTGCGCCGTGGTCACCTCCCACGACCGGTGGTTCCTCGACCGCGTCGCGACCCACATCCTCGCGTGGGAGGGCGACGACCAGGACCCGGCCAAGTGGTTCTGGTTCGAGGGCAACTTCGCGTCCTACGAGGAGAACAAGGTCGAGCGCCTCGGCATCGACGCTGCGCGCCCCCACCGGGTCACGCACCGCCGCCTGACGCGCGACTGA
- a CDS encoding single-stranded DNA-binding protein encodes MYDTQITLTGWIGGEVTHRELAEGRSVASFRVACTPTHYRDGAWVKGTTSWHTVKAWNRLARHVADSLSSGDPVVVHGRLVADVWERDGKQQTSYEVVASSIGHDLSHGTSRFTKPVAPEERVEVQVEEQQVAA; translated from the coding sequence ATGTACGACACCCAGATCACCCTGACCGGCTGGATCGGCGGCGAGGTCACCCACCGCGAGCTCGCCGAGGGCCGCTCGGTCGCGTCCTTCCGCGTCGCGTGCACGCCCACCCACTACCGCGACGGCGCGTGGGTCAAGGGCACCACGTCGTGGCACACCGTCAAGGCGTGGAACCGGCTCGCCCGCCACGTCGCCGACTCGCTCAGCAGCGGCGACCCCGTCGTGGTCCACGGCCGGCTCGTGGCCGACGTGTGGGAGCGCGACGGCAAGCAGCAGACGTCCTACGAGGTGGTCGCCAGCAGCATCGGCCACGACCTCTCGCACGGCACGTCACGCTTCACGAAGCCGGTGGCGCCGGAGGAGCGGGTCGAGGTGCAGGTCGAGGAGCAGCAGGTGGCCGCCTGA